In the genome of Daucus carota subsp. sativus chromosome 9, DH1 v3.0, whole genome shotgun sequence, the window ttaattattaaaaagtagAAGTTATTGATTAATTTATCTTCCTTTTTTCAAGTATGGAAGTGCTTTTCTAATATGTCATGAAATTACTAATAAGCTCCACGTATCATTGCTTTCAGAACTGAACCAACATCttatcagaaaaagaaaaagaactgAACTGACATAATCcttctttttctatatttttctttcCTATGTTGTGTCACAGAAAATTTTCTATTCTTCTCCGTGATTATTATATGaagttaatttaatataaattaactgTGGCAGTTACAGATTGCTAGTGGTGTGTTGGTGTTCATAAATGTTTCATGTTCGGGTTAATCTAGTCTTGTCTTGTCATTTTCGGGGAGTCAGTTTTAAGTGGGTTCCAATAAATTTGAATTGGTGATCTTCTAATCTTCTTTCAAGTCTCTTCTTGGCTTCAAAATAGACTAATATtgtcatttattaaaatatggtGTACAGGTAGTCAATTATCTACTTCGTGGGTGGATCAAAAACCTAGAGACCAAGGGTTCTGTTGTGATGCCTCTGCTTGACAACCAACACAGCCTTGAGCATGACACAAATGCGGAACTGGAATTTCTTAGACTAGGATCTAAAAGATTAGTGAAGGTGCGGCTTTATGGGTCTGACTTCTCTCTGTGGGATCAGATAAGCTCATTTATCAACACTCGcataaaagatataaaaatgAAGTTCCTGTAGTCTAGAATAATACACTCATGCCTCGAGTTGAACTGTTGGATGAAAGTGTTGTATATGAAGGAAACCACTTTAACCTATGGATTGTATAATTCTAAGAATGTAAATTTGTAATATGTTGTAGAAAATAGTAGTAGCATTTTTCATAATACGAAAAATGAAAAACTTGTATAGCACAGTAAGATATAGAACCAGTTTTAGCCGGACTTATATTTTCCAAATATGTACATTATATGGTgctcttttatttcttttcatatttcaaAATTCATTAGATCTTCATGTGAAAATGATGCTCTGCCCACCACTACTGCCCAGCTATTGTTTTCACATTTCTACTACATTTTTTTCaggagaaaaaacaaaaaaggttAATTGGTTGGTTTCTATCTGAGCTTGACCGGAAAGTCAAAATTGTCATTGGTCTACTAGGTTTAATGAAACTgccaaaataataatttattttgtagaAATTAAAGGCACAACTAGGCTtgtaaatggatcggatatccgaccCGATCTGatccgtggttaaataaatggctatggatttttattaaaaaaaatccgatctgctaatgatccgatccgataataatccggtctgataaagaatggatatggatatggtcaactccgatctgttaacgatccgatccgattcatgcttaactatattatatattttatattatattgtattataatataatatattaatattaatatagtacatacaaaatcatattttcttataatcgaTTAGCCGCTCCTAATTCTTGAAATGGCTCTCACTCTTGTTATCcggttaatctaataatcactCTTTTTTTTATGTAGAGTGAGTATAAACACAGGAGCTAACTCTTCCACTTAAAACCTCCTCAATCATCTGGTTCTGTATTTAAGAcatatttatcgattttaatcctTATTAATAGAGGAGCAAATCATAATTTGCTTCCTACAAAGatattaagcaacttatttattatttttctatttacttgaTAAATTCTGTGTTGAAGTTTTTATAGGAACAAGCaacaaagtttttattaaatactggtttattagttttttttacctattacactaaagtttatgaattaatatagctagaaaatatcactttttttttgtatggaagttaaaacattgttcatggtgaaaaaatatatttcataatttttagtggatcggggctccgatccgattatccatGATCCTAGTAAaccggatatggattgacttgtaaaatatccgactcctgatccgatccgatccgaatccgataaatttaaatggattaggatatggatttagctagatccgatccaaacccgattcGTTTACAGGCCTAGGCACAACCCAAAGAGCTGCTGCTAACCAAATTACTCACTCGGTCTCAATTTATAACtctcttttatttttctaaaaatcaaattgactaatttttgatcaactattaaaaaatatttgtttattgttttacaaaataaaaggttacatattttaatatagacttgatttactttttgataatatttttttaaatattgtttcaattatataatatttataattttcagttaaattatagtcaatttgactagtcaaaagtcaaaaaaGACTTATataatgagacggagggagtagatacCCATACAAATCTAATTACTTTGAACtcgttctttttaaaaataaccacTCTCGTTTCGACTTTTtaaaactaaccagtctaattCAGAGGAAGTTGGGCGACCCATGCGGGAGGTAGTAAGATCGCCCCTTACACGGGCGACCCTTACTGATCTGTTGCACGCAAGATTATTACTACTTATTTATTGTACATTCAATTGTTTTTTAAAAGAACGAGCTTAaagtggttagttttgtaagagAGCGCATACACTAAGTACAAGGACACATATAAAGGGTCAAGCATGGCATGCCACCATTTCCCAGACTCAAAAcggatgattttttttttaagagatGCTACAGTTTGACACACTACACTTATAACATAACGATGAAGATCACTACACTTTATGAAAAGTTTCGCTCTGAGTCACCAGTCTAAAAAACCGATGTCAAAAAACCATACCGTTTATATAGGAATTGATGATCAACAAATATGTTTGACGATAAATTTCCCAAACTAGAGTAAATGTGTGTTTATGGATGGCTAAGATCAAAGTTTTGTAGGTTTTTTCAATGCTCATAATTTTCGATTCCTTCAATGTGCCTACATATCTTACATTTATCAGCATCAAGACATACGTAATTTTTGGAGACCGAGAAATAATAGTTGATTAGAAGTGGGTTTCTTGAGGATGAGGTTATGACTAAGACAGTGGCCCATAACCCAACGAATCTTCTAGAGTCATTGGGAGTTTTCTGTTGAGACGGTTCTGCAATGTTTGGGATAAGAGTCCACTCCATCGGTGCCTAGAACAAGACACATGGTATAGTTGCGTATGTCCCTAACATGAATGGACAAGTCCTTTCCTACGAGTGAATATAATTTATCAGAATGTAGGGGAAGGTCTCCCTGTGATTATCGGAATATATGATTATCTCAATCACCTACTGAGAACAATTAACCAGAATGCGGgagggttaaatggcgttttggtcactcaactgaccggaaactcgcaattgggtcatccaactcaaaaagctgtcagtcacatcattacactcttaaaaattttcattcacgtCACTGGctgttacactccgttaaaaatttgacggaaagctgactaatcgtcgtgacttggcttaaataaatccacgGTGGTATGTACAATCAGCTGaagtggcattttggtcactcaactgactacaaacttgcaatcgggtcatcaaactctAAAAACTTTCGTTTAGGTCACtatcataatatccgttaaaaattgaaaaaaagaaagaattaaaagtTATGACGCAACACCTTTTCTTCTCTCttaaaaatttcgaaacttattaacaaatgaaacagatacacacacataaaatcaatagtttgacccacaaaaacttaatctttgtttatctcttatcgttttatatattttaagggggttaaatatcaaagtggtcactgacATGAAgatcatatatcactttgctcactaatcttaacagggtctcatttcaatcattaacgTCACAATatatatcaatcaagtacctccaaattatagttcaaggagtaaaaatattatttatagagtttgacacattatttttgaatattaacataaccaagtaaaatgttatgacttctagtatttatgataatatatttagattttataaagtttatttactatttatttttattatattaatattttatttgttttaattaaaaataaatagtaaataaaattgataaaatataaatatattatcataaatactaaaagtcataaccttttaattggttgtggtagttattaaaaataatgtgtcaaactctataaataatatttttactccttcgACTAAAATTTGGagttacttgattgatatttattactccctccgtcccaatgaattatatacattgggatcggacacggagaccaaggaaaaatgtaagaaatgagtaaagttagatggaaagtgggtaaagtggtggacccacatattttttaataatagatttgagatagtagagtaaaatagtgggtgtaatagtgtttttattattatataatagagatagtgggagaatttagtgggtgtagtagtgttttatattataaaaagttgctattttgggagtgtatagaaatgatgggacatcccaaaaaggaaaatgtatagaattgattgggacggatggagtatgACTTTAATAATTGAAATGAGATCCCGTTAAGATTAATGAGCAaaatgatatatgacctccacttcagtgaccactttgatatttaatccTATTTTAAGGCCATTTTCGAAAAACTTCAAACTTAAAAATCTattgtcattttataataatttttggtCATTGTGGAAAATTCCATAAAAAATCTGATGATTTTATGTGTGTTTATTGGTTTCATTTGCtaataagtttcgaaattttcaaGAGATCAAAAAAGGTGATGCATGatatgttaggtcctgaaacgattgtagaggagggggggttgaatacaatcgtcactaaaaaatcgcggtggaataatctgatttgaattaaacttgttaatcagattttaattaattaatataacaatgttttaagtcattatataattaataaggttcgttttaatgtccactaaagttcgtagaataaattcgacaggatgtattctagtttagtgattaaaacaaccgagtgatcaaagcacagaaaactgtggatataacaattgcaagttacaaacaacttgaaagcttttacaatgcttaaacaacttagaaatgaagaagtgaagccatatatataggcaaagcacttggaactaggtatgacattgaaaggaatgacttactagcttaggaatgacattacaaagcaaagccatgccaaaaggaaggaaggaatgacatttaaaaggaatgtcatactgccatacacggtatgacattaattccttggccttcaagggtcattTGACATGACATAACTAGCTAAAGTCATAAGGGATTAGGAGGTATGACTTTATAAGACATATAGATGCAAatggtatgacttaataagtcataaggatgcaaacggtatgacattcaaagaatgtcatactgcatcacacggtatgacttaatgAAGTCATGATGGATGAGTCAGTGCATagtacacggtatgactttcttttagaaagtcataccgactgatATATCATACCACACGCATCAGAATGACTTAACAAAGTCATGGCAAGGAATGTCATAAGgagagacacggtatgacattattgaataatgtcataccgactgctatatgtatataaacacttgtttttaattaaataaatattcaataatcacttaattaattatattaatcatataaattcataaattaaattaattcgaaggtgaatcaatttaataaataacttatacaaccaatttaattattttgataagtgaagtgattaaagaaatatttatataattctattcttcaagcagcagggactccagacatgtttaaacgtagtagatcttcgtcttgattaaacggccacttatagttgatgcagaacacttaatctgagtagctgacgcacaaatgtactgtctggttcatctgtatctagctgaattaaatattctttatcaaataaacatttgagacgtggcttgttcgtcgattctttgtcttcgtagttcttcttcattagtaacaatagtatggaatcttctgaataagtaaagtattaaaactttataccttctggacttctggacgtgctacaaaagataatttgtacactgaggcttgaacatattaatgaatttcttccagtggtgtgcagcagcatcctaaaattcttcagacatataatttcaatgaatcacttgacgttcttcgtacggattccttcaacagtacttgctatttaccttactttcttatcagagttgagttggtacctctttaattacaaataggctaaacatatgcctttcatgatAGCTttcaattctttctttttttcaatatttaacgaatattatgataagtgacctaaatgaaatctttttgagtttgatgacccgattgcaagtttgtagtcagttgagtgaccaaaatgccacttcagctgactgtacatgccacggtggatttatttaagccaagtcacgacgcttagtcagctttccgtcaaatttttaacggagtaTAACGGCCACtaacctgaatgaaaatttttaagagtataatgatgtgactgacagctttttgagttggatgacccaattgcaagtttccgatcagttgagtgaccaaaacacCGTTTAACCCGAATGCGGGATCATGACATGTgataattattcaaattatccCGGAAGGCGTTTAACAAATGTTATGATCACCTCAAACCCCTGCATCAAGATAACACGACAAAATATCTAATTGTAGATAGGTTGTATATCACAGTCGGATAGACCCGAAAGTCATAGgccattccattatgcaaagacgTCTTTGACAGAGGCGCGTCTGGTAAGATATAATCTTTTTGCAGCATTTCATAATAACATAATCGTTTGTAATTAGTGTTCTAAAAGTCAGAGATTAATCAAGAttaatgatatgatattgagAATTAGACATGTAAAATTATTATGATAAGAATTGCGAAGAAAATAGGGTTAATAAAGAATAGAGAATTTCATTTCACATTAAAAatgtttaattataattaaggaGGCTAAATATGAAATTGGGTTAAAGaacgaaaattttgaaaatttaatcaatttatactttttttttgaaatattaatcaatttatacTTAAACTTTCGTTCCACTCCATTATTCACCTCAACCATACATATATTCGATGTCGCATGATAGCTTCAGAAAACAACGAACATCTTCTATGACAACCTATGTGACATGTAAATTTTATCTAGCCCCGGATGTCTATAacttacaaatgtaaatattaaattaaaatatattagtacTATTCGaaacttaatttatttatgaatgaAAGTGTgtactctaatttttttttaacgaccacatattaaatatttgaacatGTTCAAAATTCACTGGCCATACCTTTTGTTCAAAGTTTACTACTAATAagtaatatcaaatatataattacttttagtacatatatttaaatattcaagaaggtatttacattttaaaacctttttaaaatgaaatttgcaaaaattatACATGTGCGGGTTATTTAGTACTAcgaaatttatcaaatttctcATTCAGGTTAGTGACAGTAATGCGTTATATCAAACAACATATAAATTTgccttaaatatataatatattatcaacTAAAACATAAGAAAACgaccataattaattaattatgcatagtcaaacaaaaatataaataataatttctctttaatacagtgaaaccAGGTAGCTGGGCAAAGAAGAACTAGTTTACTCTCATACATTGAGGTAACTTTATTTCACAACATTCTACATAGTTGATGTCTTTTTTCAAAGTGGAGGGATACTTTGCTCATGCCTAAAGAAGTTAGCTGGATCAACTTTGGTTTTGATGTGAACCAATCTATCAAAATTATTCTTGAAGTACATTTTACCCCATTTGCTTGCTTGAGCATAAGTAGTGACACCATTTTGATTGTTTACTCCCAAGTCAAGATCAGTACAAGCCGCGTAGGCAGTTCTGGGAGAGACTACATAGGGAGCCATGTAGCTGTAGAAGTCTCTGATCCAACTAAAAGCTGCTGCGGGATCTTCTGATGTACGTACTCGCCAAAATATCATGTACAACACCCCTGGCCTGTGAGGGTATGGAATGGCTGATTCCGAGATTTCATCCATTCTACCCCCAAATGATGTCAAGACAATGTACGTCCCAGTCTCGTATTTACGAAGAAAATCCCACATTCCTTGTAAGCCTTGTTTGGAAATTGGTCTTGTCACATGCACGGATTTTACTTTCTTGGGGAGTTTGAATGTAGATCTTTCCAACAGAACCTCAAGAGGCCGGTTAGGTAAATCCAGGGGAAAATCCAGAGCAGACTGAGTGTAACCAACTTCAGAACAATCTTGTTTACCCAAATTTAACTCGGGAAATCTTTCTTGCATCATGGGAACTAGTTTATCTATTGTCCCGAGGTACGTTCCTACAAACTCTATAACTACTGTCGTCTCGTCAGTCAAAGAGTCCGTGGATGGATATGCATTGATCCTCATTTCCACGTCTCTTGGAAGATTCGGGGCAATCGTTTGCCACTTATGAACAATTTCAGTTGCGTTCTGATCTATAGTCCTGACTTTAAACATTGTCACGGTCTCTGGAACCGGAACTAGTTTGATCTTCCAAGAAAGAATGACTCCGAAACTTGAAGGGCCTCCTCCTCTAATAGCCCAAAACAGATCTTCGCCCATTGATTCTCTGTCGAGAATATCACCATTATCATTCATAATGCGGGCATCAATGACATTATCAGCTGCAAGGCCATACTTTCGTCGTAATGTGCCATACCCTCCATGACCAATGAATCCGGTCACACCAACAGGAGCAAACGACGGGCCTAAAAAACCAAGTGTCTTGCTTTTTTGTGCAACGGCATAATAGACCTCACCACCTGTTGCCCCGGATTGAATTGTAGCCGTAGCAGCTACAGGATCAACCTCAATGTGCCGAAGATTGAGCATATCAAGCAAGACGAAAGGAACTTGTGACACAAACGAGAGGCCCTCGAAGTCATTGCCTGCACCGCGAATCCTCATTTGAATGTCATGCTTCTTGCAACAAGATAT includes:
- the LOC108201273 gene encoding tetrahydroberberine oxidase — its product is MSEITYAPTNSSYTSILEFSIVNLRYAKPETPKPLVIVTPKQESQIQTVISCCKKHDIQMRIRGAGNDFEGLSFVSQVPFVLLDMLNLRHIEVDPVAATATIQSGATGGEVYYAVAQKSKTLGFLGPSFAPVGVTGFIGHGGYGTLRRKYGLAADNVIDARIMNDNGDILDRESMGEDLFWAIRGGGPSSFGVILSWKIKLVPVPETVTMFKVRTIDQNATEIVHKWQTIAPNLPRDVEMRINAYPSTDSLTDETTVVIEFVGTYLGTIDKLVPMMQERFPELNLGKQDCSEVGYTQSALDFPLDLPNRPLEVLLERSTFKLPKKVKSVHVTRPISKQGLQGMWDFLRKYETGTYIVLTSFGGRMDEISESAIPYPHRPGVLYMIFWRVRTSEDPAAAFSWIRDFYSYMAPYVVSPRTAYAACTDLDLGVNNQNGVTTYAQASKWGKMYFKNNFDRLVHIKTKVDPANFFRHEQSIPPL